One stretch of Bacteroidota bacterium DNA includes these proteins:
- a CDS encoding endonuclease, which produces MKIIIKSIRLLVLVCLIVPVRIYSQSVYTNPSAIVFDSSLTSSKDSIALWIVNSTVTQIEIPDINIYSDIFSIKDTSCILKAKDSVKTWIYFSSIHNLSYNDFVFIETNLSSGSVIVPLSGTKKYSEPLYATTQGKSGEPLKTVLTAIASKGQVALGYTFARDKMYGNMDSNNGLDSVECIYTGRKAKFATRADATANNFNCEHTWPQSKFSSLDPMVSDLNHLFSTDEAANGKRSNYPFGVVVTSTWNVGGSKYGTGYGGQIVFEPRDQHKGDCARAMLYFITRYPNNYGSFWAESPYQEAVFRDWNKRFPPTPKSKKRNDGVQQFQGNRNPFIDHPEFVDRINNFAGTATIVTAPKLIVSPMKVIHTNVIVGNETGLYLTFANSGNAPLKITSTVFSNSFYSLSDSISSIEIGGTRRIYLSYKPTAATTDSISTLTVTYNDGVSTKSVIVSFTVIVAPMSVSKLRTTVPNQLLLEQNYPNPFNPSTVINFRTRTTSYVALKIYNVAGKEITTLVSRVLDAGYYSTTFDASKMPSGTYFAQLQCEGIIQIKKMSLLK; this is translated from the coding sequence GTGAAAATAATTATTAAAAGCATTCGTTTGTTGGTGTTGGTTTGTTTGATCGTGCCGGTAAGGATATATTCGCAATCTGTGTATACAAATCCTTCGGCAATAGTTTTTGATTCTTCATTGACATCATCGAAAGATAGTATTGCTCTGTGGATTGTCAATAGCACTGTAACTCAGATTGAAATTCCAGATATCAATATCTATAGCGATATTTTTTCCATCAAGGATACCAGTTGTATTTTAAAAGCAAAAGACAGTGTTAAGACATGGATCTATTTTTCATCGATCCATAATCTTTCCTATAATGATTTTGTTTTCATCGAAACAAATCTCAGTTCGGGTTCTGTCATTGTTCCTCTAAGCGGGACGAAAAAATATTCAGAACCACTCTACGCAACGACTCAAGGAAAATCGGGCGAACCTTTGAAGACTGTTCTCACTGCAATTGCCTCGAAAGGGCAGGTAGCGCTTGGATACACTTTTGCGCGGGATAAAATGTATGGCAATATGGACAGTAATAACGGTCTAGATTCAGTAGAATGTATTTATACAGGGCGAAAAGCTAAATTTGCAACACGGGCAGATGCAACCGCAAATAATTTCAATTGTGAGCACACCTGGCCACAAAGTAAATTCAGCAGTCTCGACCCTATGGTGTCGGATTTGAATCATCTTTTTTCCACCGATGAGGCGGCAAATGGAAAACGGAGTAATTATCCGTTTGGTGTTGTGGTCACTTCAACGTGGAACGTTGGAGGATCGAAGTATGGAACCGGATATGGCGGTCAAATTGTGTTTGAACCAAGAGACCAACATAAGGGGGATTGTGCTCGTGCGATGCTTTATTTTATCACGCGATATCCTAACAATTACGGAAGTTTTTGGGCTGAAAGTCCTTACCAGGAAGCAGTATTTCGTGATTGGAACAAACGATTCCCGCCGACTCCGAAATCAAAAAAAAGAAATGATGGTGTTCAACAATTTCAAGGGAACAGGAACCCGTTTATTGATCATCCGGAATTTGTCGACCGTATTAACAATTTTGCGGGTACAGCGACCATTGTAACTGCACCGAAATTAATTGTTTCTCCAATGAAAGTTATTCATACAAATGTGATCGTAGGGAATGAGACAGGTCTTTATTTGACTTTTGCAAACTCAGGGAACGCTCCATTAAAAATAACATCGACAGTCTTTAGTAACTCATTTTATTCTTTGAGTGATTCGATCAGTAGCATTGAAATCGGCGGTACGCGAAGAATTTATCTATCCTATAAACCGACCGCTGCGACAACTGATTCGATTTCAACACTTACCGTAACATATAACGATGGTGTTTCGACAAAGAGCGTCATTGTTTCGTTCACAGTCATCGTGGCACCAATGAGCGTATCGAAACTACGCACAACTGTACCGAATCAGCTCTTGCTAGAACAGAATTATCCGAACCCATTTAATCCATCGACAGTCATTAACTTTCGGACGCGAACAACAAGTTATGTTGCTTTAAAAATTTACAACGTTGCAGGAAAAGAAATAACAACACTGGTAAGTAGAGTTTTAGACGCAGGGTATTATTCTACAACATTTGATGCTTCGAAAATGCCGAGTGGAACATATTTTGCACAGCTACAATGTGAAGGGATAATACAAATAAAAAAGATGTCATTATTAAAATGA
- a CDS encoding S41 family peptidase, whose translation MKIIVVAVLLIIQCISAQGYTPIGKYTGKNWQQWIDTTWGQGISTTEKLAMFDLYWNTVDQTFGGFVNQQVNWDSLKNVYRPMIEAGVSRGRFYGILTRLTLALNEWHVYAVDMGIDSSFKHYGLYEYPITSFDYKPGLPLFVSNELFYTSNFGAGVTTISDSIALVYSVMPNHPLGLLPGDIILGYDGIPWKKLMEEILAAELPVIKGGAVFGSTPTVHKHVGIMCVGMNWGLFDTIDVFKYATKQTVHFPTSLLSSIKNPFPIATEQLPVKGVPFPNLAAKEMVSWGILEGTNIGYIYTWDWYGVPTGNTQTQFYQAVTDLVLTKKVDGLILDSRTNWGGAPRYANSGFSILFNEDPTSNYQIADRVPGNDHFLFTIRSAPSNHFFTPTSYIFDRPIAVLTGPNSGSSGDYNPFRLRFHPMTRFFGKPTNGAFTFDLSPEFTYGSSYWYALPRAAVYTNVNNEGYLDHRGNPVDEELWLTQEGVAKGEDAVVKRALEWINNEAHAHSPAVNKTTFSWNESVKLNVIVRNPLSHTISLRAFTVRQDSGPADTAQFFNDGMHDDGAANDSIWGCYLKSPNGNTTFDYKVQFNNVTTGTSRTVLYKNALVSPVEENINVLPLDYSLSQNFPNPFNPSTTIRYALPTSAHVKLTVHDILGREIATLVNEEQSAGWKEAQWNASGFSSGVYFARMSVGNFIGTKKILLMK comes from the coding sequence ATGAAAATAATTGTAGTGGCAGTGTTGCTCATCATCCAATGCATCTCAGCTCAAGGGTATACTCCAATTGGAAAATACACCGGAAAAAATTGGCAACAATGGATCGATACCACCTGGGGCCAGGGAATTTCTACCACTGAAAAACTAGCGATGTTTGATCTCTACTGGAACACTGTCGATCAAACATTCGGCGGATTTGTCAATCAGCAAGTCAATTGGGATTCATTGAAGAATGTCTACCGACCAATGATTGAAGCAGGAGTCAGCCGTGGTCGTTTTTATGGAATCCTTACCCGCTTAACATTGGCATTGAATGAATGGCATGTCTATGCCGTCGATATGGGCATAGACAGTTCGTTTAAGCATTATGGACTGTACGAATATCCTATAACATCGTTTGATTACAAACCAGGGTTACCGCTCTTTGTATCCAATGAACTTTTCTATACATCAAATTTTGGCGCCGGTGTAACAACAATATCAGACAGTATTGCGCTGGTTTATAGCGTCATGCCGAATCATCCATTAGGCTTACTGCCCGGTGATATCATCCTAGGCTATGATGGAATTCCATGGAAAAAACTAATGGAAGAGATCCTTGCGGCTGAACTTCCGGTGATTAAAGGAGGAGCGGTTTTTGGTTCAACACCCACCGTCCATAAGCATGTCGGTATTATGTGTGTAGGGATGAATTGGGGATTATTCGATACCATCGATGTTTTTAAATATGCAACTAAACAAACTGTTCATTTCCCGACATCATTATTAAGTAGTATTAAAAATCCATTTCCCATCGCTACCGAGCAATTACCGGTGAAAGGTGTCCCTTTCCCAAATCTTGCCGCAAAAGAGATGGTCTCCTGGGGAATTCTTGAGGGGACAAACATCGGGTATATCTACACTTGGGATTGGTATGGAGTGCCAACAGGGAACACCCAAACGCAGTTTTATCAGGCAGTAACTGATTTAGTGTTGACAAAAAAAGTGGATGGATTGATTCTTGACTCAAGAACAAATTGGGGTGGCGCTCCTCGATATGCCAATTCGGGATTTAGCATACTTTTTAATGAAGACCCGACTTCGAATTATCAAATTGCGGACAGGGTGCCCGGTAACGATCATTTTTTATTTACCATACGCTCTGCTCCTTCCAATCATTTCTTTACTCCCACATCCTATATTTTCGATCGTCCGATTGCCGTGCTCACAGGACCGAACAGCGGCAGTTCAGGTGATTATAACCCTTTCAGATTGCGCTTTCATCCAATGACGCGATTCTTTGGCAAGCCAACAAACGGTGCATTTACATTTGATCTTTCTCCGGAGTTTACGTATGGAAGTTCGTATTGGTACGCTCTGCCCCGCGCCGCAGTTTACACGAACGTAAATAACGAGGGTTATCTTGATCACCGCGGAAATCCGGTGGATGAAGAGCTCTGGTTGACGCAGGAAGGCGTTGCAAAAGGCGAAGATGCCGTTGTGAAACGGGCGCTTGAATGGATCAACAATGAAGCCCACGCACATTCACCAGCGGTAAACAAAACAACCTTCAGCTGGAACGAATCCGTAAAGCTGAACGTCATCGTCCGCAATCCATTGAGCCATACGATATCACTTCGCGCATTTACTGTACGACAAGATTCGGGTCCTGCAGATACAGCGCAATTCTTTAATGACGGAATGCATGACGATGGTGCAGCAAACGATTCCATCTGGGGATGCTATCTGAAATCGCCGAATGGAAATACAACGTTCGACTATAAAGTTCAATTCAATAACGTAACGACCGGAACATCTCGAACAGTTCTCTACAAGAATGCATTGGTAAGCCCAGTCGAAGAGAATATTAATGTACTTCCGCTAGATTATTCATTGTCTCAAAACTTTCCCAACCCCTTCAATCCATCTACTACAATTCGTTACGCGCTTCCCACCTCCGCTCACGTAAAGCTGACAGTTCACGACATTCTCGGAAGAGAGATCGCGACACTTGTGAATGAAGAACAGTCTGCGGGATGGAAGGAAGCACAGTGGAATGCTTCCGGTTTTTCAAGCGGGGTCTATTTTGCAAGGATGAGTGTGGGTAATTTTATTGGAACAAAGAAAATTTTGTTGATGAAATAA
- a CDS encoding glycoside hydrolase family 76 protein produces the protein MKIFFLPLFFILCSCNNQPKPSSANTSSDSLSIHNKWIERSYLVGKQFYNVYTPGWEGANGAIGDAYLFKATNDSLLLQRYLNQFDLLQMNNGTWVDDRAWICLAELYWWEFSGRKQNQWVNDAVRRYVDARSEGRLSNHEGFWSWYNYPSNANVNEAIITNSNMNQMVNVACKLFEATGDRRFLDDALKVWNGDGKIPGIEKIFYRGNGIWQGKGGLAAFGKQLPWESASYLSVLTSLYHATKDPKYKTIAVASAKHILDPKNKWIDSIDCYQIHMDGNGAFVHFLLDAYEIAPEELSMIPAFIEKMLEHVWTNNHGKAIVQLHREYDHAIRNGWNPHGGEDGYGVDQVGTVHAQSQALRAFGVFTYFQNKVKSIK, from the coding sequence ATGAAAATATTTTTTCTTCCCCTTTTTTTTATTCTTTGTTCCTGCAACAATCAACCAAAACCATCTTCAGCAAATACATCTTCTGATTCCCTGAGTATTCATAACAAATGGATTGAACGATCATACCTTGTCGGTAAACAATTCTACAATGTTTACACTCCCGGCTGGGAAGGTGCCAATGGTGCTATCGGCGATGCCTATTTATTCAAAGCAACGAATGATTCCCTTTTATTGCAGAGATACCTCAATCAATTCGATCTACTACAAATGAATAATGGTACTTGGGTAGACGATCGGGCGTGGATCTGTCTTGCAGAATTATATTGGTGGGAATTTTCCGGCCGAAAACAGAATCAATGGGTAAACGATGCCGTCCGGCGATACGTTGATGCACGCAGTGAAGGAAGGCTCTCCAATCATGAAGGATTTTGGAGCTGGTATAATTATCCATCCAACGCAAATGTGAATGAAGCAATCATCACCAATAGTAATATGAATCAAATGGTGAATGTCGCTTGCAAGCTATTTGAAGCGACAGGAGATCGGCGATTCCTTGATGATGCGCTTAAAGTGTGGAACGGAGATGGTAAAATCCCCGGAATTGAAAAAATATTTTATCGTGGTAACGGAATCTGGCAAGGGAAAGGAGGACTTGCTGCATTTGGGAAACAACTTCCATGGGAATCGGCAAGCTATTTATCGGTACTGACATCGTTATATCATGCAACGAAAGATCCCAAGTATAAAACAATCGCGGTTGCTTCTGCAAAACATATTCTCGATCCGAAGAACAAATGGATCGATTCGATTGATTGTTATCAAATTCATATGGATGGCAACGGTGCTTTTGTCCATTTTTTACTGGATGCATACGAAATTGCACCGGAAGAGCTTAGCATGATCCCTGCCTTTATTGAGAAAATGCTAGAACATGTCTGGACGAATAATCATGGTAAAGCGATAGTACAACTCCATCGTGAATATGATCATGCAATTCGAAACGGATGGAATCCTCACGGTGGTGAAGATGGTTATGGTGTTGATCAGGTTGGAACCGTGCATGCTCAATCACAGGCATTGCGAGCTTTTGGCGTGTTTACCTATTTCCAAAATAAAGTCAAATCAATAAAATAA
- a CDS encoding SBBP repeat-containing protein: protein MKSIHHVVLSLVFATLLFGQNPSDMSTRDGRIHLEPKGWNKIKHNQRTHSAIAASHQFKQFQEQHRFSRNGVDTAWIRYFASGNFSSNEEAVKIATDFMGNVIVSGTSDSSFTGTDYVTIKFDSTGVQQWVARYSSTEHWDVVASMIVDTQGNIFVTGSGGTVKYNSTGQRQWTVEGDGNSLAVDGKGNTYVGGASGTTKIHPTGEVVWRVDTAYCTAITVDQLGGVYITNTGHITIDVYSYSFIKSSKYNKNGKHLWTSSYYGLPTSKSFPVGIHADIYGNVYVSGTCIAPGGYYYLADYILIKYDSSGTEQWVQKYNGPGHGADFATASSIDKFGNVYITGSSVGLQGVGQYYADYATIKYDSAGIQQWTARYNGPSNFDDVPEEVTTDNAGNVYVTGRGDWSCTTVKYNVSGQELWAAQKKITVNDWDVGVSIAVDNSGNVCIIANSDYTTIKYNSAGIQQWIKTYKGPGDSREILNAFTVDEMGNVYAAGVTQDFDNDYLLIKYNSLGGLQWVATYGNKNNKSDEATSLIVDKSGNIYVTGKSDSSCVTIKFDPFGNQRWLAEIQGDYKNKFPSIFLHPNGNVYILETGTIVSYDPQGNKVLQKDFSGSTFTFDQKGNLFAVSADYDFDQSYIVITKYDQYGNLNWSGKIDSAYYHDYYFPTAVETDSLGNIFITGGFEDEMSFSQLFVSKFDTAGHFQWFAQHSDSTFGDSQGNAIGITNNGNVFVTCTKNSYTNIEYMTLLYDEAGTLRWSKKIGGIDLTIDHMDNIYVCGATGTTKCNVNGDIQWSIPFTANHIILDDKGNIFLSKTITWDVGSGILIAKLQQTPTFVNTTQIELPSSFALFQNYPNPFNPSTVISYQLPVTSRVSIKISDLLGRELATLVNEEQSAGWKKVEWNASRYSSGIYFLTMCADNFSQTKKLVLMK, encoded by the coding sequence ATGAAATCAATCCACCATGTTGTCTTATCTCTCGTGTTTGCCACATTATTGTTCGGCCAAAATCCATCTGACATGTCAACACGCGATGGTCGAATTCATCTTGAACCGAAGGGGTGGAACAAAATCAAACACAATCAACGGACTCACTCTGCAATTGCCGCATCACATCAATTCAAACAATTTCAAGAGCAGCATAGATTTTCTCGTAATGGTGTCGACACAGCATGGATACGATATTTTGCTTCGGGCAACTTTTCGAGCAACGAAGAAGCTGTAAAGATAGCAACCGATTTCATGGGAAACGTAATAGTGAGCGGGACGAGTGATTCGTCATTTACCGGAACTGATTATGTGACGATAAAATTTGATTCAACAGGAGTACAACAGTGGGTCGCACGATACAGTTCTACCGAACATTGGGATGTGGTTGCTTCTATGATAGTTGATACTCAGGGAAATATTTTTGTCACCGGTTCAGGCGGAACAGTCAAATACAATTCCACTGGACAACGTCAATGGACAGTTGAAGGAGATGGAAATTCTTTGGCTGTTGATGGGAAAGGGAATACTTATGTTGGCGGGGCTTCTGGAACAACCAAAATACATCCAACCGGAGAAGTAGTTTGGCGCGTCGATACCGCCTATTGCACTGCAATAACGGTCGATCAATTAGGCGGTGTGTATATCACCAATACAGGTCACATTACTATCGATGTATATTCATATTCATTTATCAAATCATCAAAATACAATAAAAACGGGAAACACCTTTGGACATCATCCTATTATGGGTTGCCGACAAGTAAAAGTTTTCCGGTAGGTATTCACGCTGATATCTATGGAAATGTTTATGTTTCTGGTACGTGCATCGCGCCAGGCGGGTACTATTACTTAGCAGACTATATCTTAATCAAATATGATTCTTCTGGAACGGAACAATGGGTACAAAAGTATAATGGACCCGGCCATGGTGCAGATTTCGCAACTGCATCCTCTATCGATAAATTTGGCAATGTTTATATAACAGGCAGCAGCGTCGGACTTCAAGGAGTCGGCCAATATTATGCAGATTATGCTACTATTAAATATGATTCAGCAGGTATTCAGCAATGGACTGCACGATATAATGGTCCCAGCAATTTTGACGATGTTCCTGAAGAGGTGACAACTGATAATGCAGGTAATGTATACGTCACAGGCAGAGGGGATTGGTCATGCACCACTGTTAAATACAATGTATCGGGACAAGAACTTTGGGCTGCACAAAAGAAAATTACCGTCAACGATTGGGATGTTGGAGTTTCAATTGCCGTGGATAACTCGGGTAATGTTTGTATTATTGCAAATTCAGACTATACAACAATCAAATACAATTCTGCCGGCATACAACAGTGGATCAAAACCTACAAGGGTCCGGGAGATAGTCGTGAAATACTTAATGCATTTACTGTTGATGAGATGGGTAATGTGTATGCGGCCGGTGTAACACAAGACTTTGACAATGATTACCTCCTGATCAAATACAATTCATTGGGGGGCCTGCAATGGGTAGCAACATATGGAAACAAAAACAATAAAAGTGATGAAGCCACCTCACTCATCGTTGACAAGTCGGGTAATATTTACGTGACTGGTAAAAGTGACTCAAGCTGCGTAACAATAAAATTTGACCCATTCGGAAACCAACGATGGCTGGCAGAAATACAAGGGGACTACAAGAATAAATTTCCCTCCATTTTTTTGCATCCAAACGGCAATGTGTACATTCTAGAAACAGGTACTATCGTTTCATATGATCCGCAAGGAAATAAAGTTTTGCAAAAAGATTTCTCTGGATCTACATTTACATTCGATCAAAAAGGAAATTTGTTTGCGGTGTCAGCGGATTACGATTTCGATCAATCATATATAGTTATTACAAAATATGATCAATATGGAAACCTTAACTGGTCAGGAAAAATTGACAGCGCATACTATCACGATTATTATTTCCCAACTGCTGTGGAAACAGACTCATTGGGAAATATTTTCATCACTGGAGGCTTTGAAGATGAAATGTCGTTTTCACAACTTTTTGTTTCAAAATTTGATACAGCCGGCCACTTTCAATGGTTTGCACAACATTCCGACAGTACATTTGGAGATTCACAAGGAAATGCGATTGGGATCACCAATAATGGAAACGTTTTTGTGACTTGTACAAAAAACTCTTATACAAACATTGAGTATATGACATTACTCTATGATGAAGCAGGGACACTTCGTTGGAGCAAAAAGATCGGCGGGATTGACCTCACCATTGATCATATGGATAATATTTATGTCTGCGGTGCCACAGGAACAACAAAATGTAATGTAAATGGAGATATTCAATGGTCGATACCTTTTACTGCAAATCATATAATTCTTGATGACAAAGGGAATATTTTTTTAAGTAAAACTATTACATGGGATGTGGGATCAGGTATCTTGATAGCCAAACTGCAACAAACTCCAACATTTGTTAACACTACACAAATCGAGTTGCCTTCATCTTTTGCGTTATTCCAAAACTACCCCAATCCCTTTAATCCTTCAACGGTGATCAGTTATCAGTTACCAGTGACTAGCAGAGTGAGTATAAAAATATCCGATCTTCTTGGAAGAGAACTTGCAACGCTCGTGAACGAGGAACAATCAGCTGGATGGAAGAAAGTGGAATGGAATGCGAGCAGGTATTCAAGCGGAATATACTTTCTCACAATGTGTGCCGATAATTTTTCTCAAACAAAAAAATTGGTTTTGATGAAATGA
- a CDS encoding HXXEE domain-containing protein has translation MCLLIPIILVFHNMEEALTMPQWMSVHLPMLREKIWLLEHLQFSTKQLYISLAQVTLIPLLFLFYCLKGELTERKIFAMVILLSIIFWNALMPHFSGLFFLGMYNPGAVTAVACNLPFTIYLLMKVHKERIISTNMLRKGIIIGFAAYLPLVYLNHLIAEAISMIR, from the coding sequence ATGTGTTTGCTTATCCCAATCATTCTTGTGTTTCACAATATGGAAGAAGCGTTAACAATGCCTCAGTGGATGTCCGTGCACCTTCCGATGCTGAGAGAAAAAATCTGGTTGCTTGAACATTTGCAGTTTTCGACAAAGCAGCTCTATATTTCTCTCGCACAAGTAACGCTCATTCCTCTTCTATTCTTATTCTATTGTTTGAAGGGAGAATTAACGGAACGAAAAATATTCGCAATGGTAATTCTGCTCTCGATCATTTTTTGGAATGCATTGATGCCGCATTTCAGCGGATTGTTTTTTTTAGGAATGTATAATCCAGGAGCTGTTACAGCAGTTGCGTGTAATCTTCCTTTCACCATCTATCTACTTATGAAAGTTCATAAAGAACGAATAATATCAACCAACATGCTGCGTAAAGGGATTATTATTGGATTTGCAGCCTATTTACCGCTGGTATATCTGAATCATCTCATTGCAGAAGCAATATCGATGATACGATGA
- a CDS encoding M1 family metallopeptidase has translation MKHLFAPLLLLTLVTLSVISQPKYTMNDIHSYANSEEVIIKHLGLDLSVNFEAKTLSGKAAITLRHKKKTDVLVLDTRGLTIEKVTLNEKEIPAKFSLGKEDKIFGSPLTISITSKTTLVTIYYTTSPTAGALQWLEPSQTAGKEKPFLFTQSQAILARTWAPCMDGPGVRMTYSATIRTRPDLLAVMSAGNPTAKTTDGVYTFEMKQPIPSYLLALAVGDLEFQSLGNRSGVYAEPSVIAKSANEFVDLEKMIAAAEELYGPYRWERYDLLVLPPSFPFGGMENPRLTFATPTILAGDRSLVALVAHELAHSWSGNLVTNATWNDFWLNEGFTVYFEQRIMEKLYGREHSEMLATLILKDLKSTIASLGTSNPDTKLKLDLAGRDPDEGVTDIAYNKGYFFLRLCEESIGRERWDAFLKKYFNEHAFTPMTTELFLENLENEFKIKANTNLADKLTINSWVYSPGLPENCPQPKSSEFEKVSAQVHAFNSGTPATQLNTQGWTTHHWLYFLSNLPDSIQLEKVIELDYAFYFTRSGNSEILCEWFQRCIKSDYETAFRPMNTYLINVGRRKLVKPLYTELVKTEKGKAWAKQVYEKARPGYHSVTYNTIDGILK, from the coding sequence ATGAAACATTTGTTTGCGCCATTACTATTGTTAACCCTTGTTACACTTTCCGTCATCTCACAGCCTAAATATACTATGAACGATATTCACTCGTATGCCAATTCGGAAGAGGTTATTATCAAACACCTGGGTCTCGATCTCTCGGTAAATTTTGAAGCGAAGACTCTCTCCGGAAAAGCCGCTATCACACTGAGACACAAAAAGAAAACTGATGTGCTCGTTCTTGATACCCGCGGACTCACAATCGAAAAGGTAACGCTTAACGAAAAAGAAATTCCTGCAAAATTCTCCCTTGGAAAAGAGGATAAAATATTCGGCAGTCCGTTAACAATTTCGATCACCTCAAAAACCACCCTGGTAACAATCTACTATACAACGTCACCAACCGCAGGTGCTTTACAATGGCTGGAGCCGTCGCAAACAGCGGGAAAAGAAAAACCTTTTTTATTTACACAATCACAGGCTATTCTTGCCAGAACATGGGCGCCATGCATGGATGGACCGGGAGTTCGAATGACCTATTCCGCAACTATTCGAACACGTCCCGATCTTCTTGCTGTAATGAGTGCTGGAAATCCGACAGCAAAAACAACCGATGGAGTTTATACCTTCGAAATGAAACAACCAATTCCCTCCTATTTATTGGCGCTGGCAGTCGGAGATTTAGAGTTTCAATCGCTGGGAAATCGCAGCGGAGTGTATGCTGAACCGAGTGTTATCGCAAAATCGGCGAACGAATTTGTCGATCTTGAAAAAATGATTGCCGCTGCCGAAGAATTATATGGTCCGTACCGGTGGGAACGATATGACCTTCTTGTGCTTCCCCCAAGTTTCCCCTTTGGAGGAATGGAAAATCCCCGCTTAACATTTGCAACGCCAACCATTCTCGCCGGCGACCGTTCATTGGTTGCACTTGTTGCGCATGAACTTGCCCATTCCTGGTCCGGAAATCTTGTGACCAACGCAACCTGGAACGACTTCTGGTTGAATGAGGGATTCACGGTTTATTTTGAACAGCGCATTATGGAAAAATTATATGGGCGTGAACATTCAGAGATGCTTGCAACGTTGATATTGAAAGATCTCAAATCAACTATCGCATCGTTAGGTACCTCAAACCCTGATACCAAATTAAAATTGGATCTTGCGGGAAGAGATCCCGACGAAGGAGTTACGGACATTGCCTATAATAAAGGGTATTTCTTTTTACGATTGTGCGAAGAAAGCATTGGCCGCGAACGATGGGATGCATTCTTAAAAAAATATTTTAATGAACATGCGTTTACACCGATGACAACTGAACTGTTCCTGGAAAATCTGGAGAATGAGTTCAAAATAAAAGCAAATACAAACTTAGCGGATAAACTAACGATCAATTCATGGGTATATTCACCGGGATTGCCCGAGAATTGCCCCCAACCGAAATCAAGTGAATTTGAAAAGGTTTCTGCGCAAGTACATGCATTCAACAGCGGGACTCCTGCTACACAACTAAACACACAAGGGTGGACAACTCATCATTGGCTTTATTTTCTGAGTAATCTTCCCGATTCCATTCAGTTGGAGAAAGTAATCGAACTGGATTATGCATTTTATTTTACCCGATCCGGCAATTCCGAAATCTTGTGTGAATGGTTTCAACGCTGTATCAAGTCGGATTATGAGACTGCATTCAGACCAATGAATACTTATCTCATAAATGTGGGCCGAAGAAAACTGGTCAAGCCGCTCTACACAGAACTGGTCAAAACGGAAAAAGGAAAAGCTTGGGCAAAACAAGTGTACGAAAAAGCCCGTCCCGGCTATCATTCGGTCACCTACAATACAATCGACGGCATTTTGAAATAA